A DNA window from Niabella yanshanensis contains the following coding sequences:
- a CDS encoding superoxide dismutase, producing the protein MAFTLPALPYAKEALEPHIDAQTMEIHHDKHHQAYVDNLNKAIDGTEHADKSLEDLVKSAGSISPAVRNNGGGHWNHTFFWEILTPGGATEPTGALADAINEAFGSLDALKEKVSTAGATRFGSGWAWIIVKDGKLEVTSTPNQDNPLMDVAEVKGTPILGIDVWEHAYYLKYQNKRPAYLQAIWSVVNWDKVAEKFEAAK; encoded by the coding sequence ATGGCTTTTACCTTACCAGCCCTTCCGTATGCAAAAGAAGCATTGGAACCACATATCGACGCGCAAACAATGGAAATACATCACGATAAGCATCACCAGGCTTATGTAGATAATTTAAATAAAGCAATTGACGGGACAGAACATGCTGACAAGTCGTTGGAAGACTTGGTTAAAAGTGCAGGCAGCATTTCCCCGGCCGTAAGAAATAATGGTGGCGGACATTGGAACCATACTTTTTTCTGGGAGATATTAACTCCGGGAGGTGCTACAGAACCAACAGGTGCATTAGCTGATGCTATTAACGAGGCGTTTGGTTCGCTGGATGCTTTAAAAGAAAAAGTAAGCACAGCAGGCGCTACACGTTTTGGTAGTGGCTGGGCCTGGATTATTGTAAAAGATGGCAAACTGGAAGTAACTTCTACGCCTAACCAGGATAACCCTTTGATGGACGTTGCCGAGGTAAAAGGCACGCCAATTTTGGGTATTGACGTATGGGAACATGCTTACTACCTGAAATACCAGAACAAACGCCCGGCCTATCTTCAGGCAATCTGGAGCGTTGTAAACTGGGATAAAGTGGCTGAAAAGTTTGAAGCCGCTAAATAA
- a CDS encoding SusC/RagA family TonB-linked outer membrane protein — translation MKGKILSFFFVVFCCYPLVLPAQTRQVTGTVRNSAGEPVVNATVSQKGSNNSTVAGEDGRFTLTVTGVNVILTLSAVNYQNTEINAGTQSAFEVTLLESTGTKMDEVFVVAYGTAKKSTYTGAATVINASKIKDVPTTSFENALNGRVAGLQITQTSGQAGSAPALRIRGIGSMNASNDPLYVLDGVPIVSESVGQMGSYLNTTNNIMANINPDDIESITVLKDAAASSLYGSRAANGVVIINTKKGKIGAPVISFKTSLGITPTWATDNYEAAGVQEQINMLYQVFYDLNITGGKTPEAANTDALSRLNSRFNRHGYRFETSGTDRYQNVAILGMTDGIENREGRYFNWDDVLFRTGFFTTNDLSVSGGTDKTKYYSSLSYTQDKSRVAVNEFQRIAGRLNLTQKIGSRLELESNIGISKNDKSGFNDSRSTGSNYMLQSRNLLWPVYWPTDYKTGLPFTARFGSLAQNNVYYDNEWDNTAGTLNISAVEALTVNILSGLTAKSIFSYNNSQIKEHLYYSALHFSGVAPVNGQVHELSTNINKMVSSTTLNYNKAIHQHSIGVLAGYEAEKNLTDFMRSSGNNLPSSSLPTVVTAGTTNASAYNWGYNMQSFLSRAEYNFSEKYFFSASYRRDGNSRFGPVNRWANFWSVGGAWNIFKEDFLKENELLNELRIRGSYGTNATTPSANYGWRTLLSFTDKYMEQPGGSIVSIADSGLAWETNYNTNLAIEFGLLERRVTGSIEYFNRDSRNLLMDVPISMVTGLPSTLKNVGEINNRGIEWNLGVDIVRKEHLKWSVGLNGTIMNSKVTKLNRQEGASVGQDIIWNDPTGNDARAQFIYREGQSMLAFYGFEWAGVDPTNGKNVWYINDPNSPTTGDFEFNGRGATYTYSKANRIIIGNGTPKMFGGFTSDLEYKGISLNLNFIYKLGGDLYDGAYKDVADDGYYWERIRSQDYYDNMWTDNNTSGTLPKLSGNDLTDPMQYSTRQLHDASFLRLKNATLAYRLPGNLLGGIGVRNARVFVNGTNLFTAAKYKLADPEVNQFATRGWEIPFAKTYTFGIEVSF, via the coding sequence ATGAAGGGAAAAATTCTGTCTTTTTTTTTCGTGGTGTTTTGTTGTTATCCTCTTGTTCTGCCGGCGCAAACACGGCAGGTAACGGGAACTGTAAGAAACAGCGCCGGGGAACCGGTTGTTAATGCAACGGTGAGTCAAAAAGGATCCAATAATTCTACTGTCGCCGGTGAAGACGGGCGGTTCACACTTACAGTCACTGGTGTAAATGTTATACTTACCCTATCTGCAGTTAATTATCAGAATACAGAAATTAATGCCGGCACTCAGTCTGCTTTTGAGGTAACGCTTTTGGAAAGTACAGGAACCAAAATGGACGAAGTATTTGTAGTGGCTTATGGTACGGCTAAAAAGAGTACTTACACAGGGGCGGCTACGGTAATAAATGCATCCAAAATAAAGGATGTGCCGACTACTTCTTTTGAAAACGCGCTCAACGGTCGGGTAGCTGGGCTACAAATTACCCAAACCTCGGGGCAGGCGGGCTCGGCACCCGCGTTGCGTATCCGGGGTATTGGGTCCATGAATGCGTCGAACGATCCGCTGTACGTGTTAGATGGCGTGCCGATCGTTTCGGAGTCGGTAGGCCAAATGGGTAGCTATTTGAATACTACCAATAATATAATGGCCAATATCAACCCTGATGATATCGAATCAATCACTGTTTTGAAAGACGCTGCAGCCTCCTCTTTGTATGGATCCAGGGCGGCAAATGGAGTGGTTATTATCAACACTAAAAAAGGAAAAATAGGCGCTCCTGTTATCAGCTTTAAAACTTCTTTAGGTATTACTCCCACCTGGGCTACGGACAATTATGAAGCTGCCGGTGTTCAGGAACAAATAAATATGCTGTACCAGGTGTTTTATGATCTGAATATCACGGGCGGCAAAACACCTGAAGCAGCCAATACCGATGCTTTGTCAAGGCTGAATAGCCGATTTAACCGACATGGCTACCGGTTTGAAACATCTGGTACAGACAGATATCAGAACGTGGCGATTTTGGGAATGACTGATGGTATAGAAAATCGGGAAGGCCGTTATTTTAACTGGGATGACGTATTGTTCAGAACAGGCTTTTTTACTACCAATGATCTTTCTGTTAGTGGAGGAACAGATAAAACAAAGTATTACTCCTCATTGTCATATACACAGGATAAAAGCAGGGTGGCAGTTAATGAATTTCAGCGTATTGCAGGCCGGCTGAATTTAACTCAAAAAATAGGAAGCCGGTTAGAACTGGAAAGCAATATAGGTATTTCAAAAAATGATAAATCGGGCTTTAACGACAGTAGAAGTACCGGTTCTAACTACATGCTACAATCGCGCAATCTGTTATGGCCTGTTTATTGGCCCACTGATTATAAAACAGGCTTACCTTTTACTGCCCGCTTTGGCAGCCTTGCTCAAAACAATGTTTACTACGACAACGAGTGGGATAATACGGCAGGAACCTTAAATATTTCCGCGGTTGAGGCTTTAACCGTAAATATACTTTCCGGACTTACCGCCAAATCTATTTTCTCCTACAATAATTCGCAGATTAAAGAACATCTCTACTACAGCGCGTTGCATTTTAGCGGTGTTGCTCCTGTTAACGGCCAGGTACATGAGTTAAGTACCAACATTAACAAGATGGTGAGCTCTACCACATTAAACTACAACAAAGCAATTCATCAACATAGTATTGGTGTGCTGGCAGGTTACGAGGCCGAGAAAAATCTAACCGATTTTATGCGTTCCAGTGGTAATAATTTACCATCCAGTTCTTTGCCAACCGTAGTAACAGCGGGTACTACCAATGCCAGTGCTTATAACTGGGGTTATAATATGCAGTCATTTCTGTCACGTGCCGAATATAATTTTTCAGAAAAATACTTCTTCTCTGCGTCCTATCGCCGTGATGGAAACTCGCGCTTCGGCCCGGTAAACAGATGGGCGAACTTTTGGTCTGTAGGTGGCGCATGGAATATTTTTAAAGAAGATTTTTTAAAGGAAAACGAGCTATTGAATGAGCTTAGAATCAGAGGCTCTTACGGTACCAACGCTACAACACCATCTGCGAACTACGGCTGGAGAACTTTACTTTCTTTTACAGACAAGTATATGGAACAGCCCGGTGGCAGTATCGTTTCCATAGCCGATTCAGGTCTTGCGTGGGAAACCAACTATAATACAAACCTTGCTATTGAGTTTGGTTTACTGGAAAGAAGGGTAACAGGATCCATTGAGTATTTTAACAGAGATTCCAGAAACCTCTTAATGGATGTACCTATTTCCATGGTAACGGGTCTTCCCAGTACATTAAAAAATGTTGGCGAGATCAATAACAGAGGTATAGAGTGGAACCTGGGTGTGGATATTGTAAGAAAAGAACATCTTAAATGGAGTGTGGGACTAAATGGAACCATCATGAATTCGAAGGTTACAAAATTAAACAGGCAAGAAGGTGCGTCGGTTGGTCAGGACATTATTTGGAACGACCCCACGGGCAATGACGCCAGAGCGCAGTTTATTTACCGCGAGGGGCAGTCTATGTTGGCTTTTTATGGATTTGAGTGGGCGGGTGTTGATCCAACAAACGGTAAAAATGTTTGGTACATCAACGATCCCAATAGCCCCACAACCGGAGATTTTGAATTTAATGGACGGGGAGCAACCTATACTTATAGCAAGGCCAATCGCATTATCATCGGAAATGGTACTCCAAAAATGTTTGGTGGTTTTACATCAGACCTGGAGTATAAAGGCATATCGCTGAATTTAAACTTTATTTACAAACTGGGAGGGGACTTATACGATGGCGCTTACAAAGATGTGGCCGATGATGGATATTATTGGGAAAGAATACGCTCGCAGGACTATTATGATAACATGTGGACGGACAATAATACTTCAGGAACCTTACCCAAGCTAAGTGGCAATGATCTCACAGACCCCATGCAATATAGCACACGCCAGCTTCATGACGCCTCCTTCCTAAGATTGAAAAACGCAACTCTTGCTTATCGACTACCTGGTAACTTGCTGGGCGGCATAGGTGTTCGCAATGCAAGAGTTTTTGTGAATGGAACTAATTTATTCACCGCAGCCAAATACAAATTGGCCGACCCTGAGGTAAACCAGTTTGCTACACGTGGATGGGAAATTCCATTTGCAAAAACCTACACTTTTGGTATTGAAGTAAGTTTCTGA
- a CDS encoding DUF2891 domain-containing protein: protein MKKILTLILLLTTINGFSQNKLTEAVAARLSQLPLHCIPTEFPNKTSHLSDGPEDAGLLPHELHPVFYGCLDWHSSVHGHWMLIRLLKQFPQLTGRDSIIQVLEQSFQKDKMEQEAAYFGKYTASKGYERTYGWAWLLKLDEELFTWSDPLGRKWHEAMQPLTQKIESLWKEFLPKQTYPNRTGVHGNTAFGLCFALDWARAKKDTAFERLIIQRSKDFYLTNKAIPAHLEPDGADFFSPSLMAADLMQRILSQTAFVKWLDAYFTTAGIQRICKAPTISDRNDYQIVHLDGLSFSRAWCMKGIAQKLPAQHRYKNLFKNTAQHFLNESLPKIFSGGYGGEHWLASFAVYALAVRSYTL, encoded by the coding sequence ATGAAAAAGATTTTAACACTGATCCTCCTCTTAACTACCATAAATGGCTTTTCTCAAAATAAGCTTACGGAAGCAGTGGCTGCCCGGTTAAGCCAATTGCCGTTACATTGTATTCCTACGGAATTTCCTAATAAAACTTCCCACTTAAGCGATGGTCCTGAAGATGCCGGGCTACTACCCCATGAGCTGCACCCGGTATTTTATGGCTGCCTGGACTGGCACAGTAGTGTGCACGGCCACTGGATGCTCATCAGGTTGCTGAAGCAGTTTCCGCAATTGACAGGCAGAGACAGCATTATACAGGTATTGGAGCAATCGTTTCAAAAAGATAAAATGGAGCAGGAAGCGGCTTATTTCGGTAAATACACTGCGTCTAAAGGTTATGAAAGAACCTATGGCTGGGCCTGGTTATTGAAGCTCGATGAAGAGTTATTCACCTGGAGTGATCCGCTGGGTAGAAAATGGCATGAAGCGATGCAGCCCCTTACGCAAAAAATAGAATCGTTGTGGAAGGAATTTTTACCCAAGCAAACCTATCCTAACAGAACCGGTGTACATGGTAACACCGCATTCGGGCTTTGTTTTGCGTTGGATTGGGCCCGGGCTAAAAAAGACACGGCTTTTGAGCGGCTGATCATTCAACGTTCAAAAGACTTTTATTTAACCAATAAAGCCATACCCGCACACCTGGAGCCGGATGGGGCTGATTTTTTCTCCCCCAGCCTGATGGCTGCAGATCTGATGCAACGGATTTTATCACAAACTGCATTTGTAAAATGGTTGGATGCTTACTTCACTACAGCCGGCATTCAACGGATTTGTAAAGCGCCCACCATCAGCGACCGTAACGATTACCAGATCGTGCACCTGGATGGACTTAGCTTTAGCCGTGCCTGGTGCATGAAGGGCATTGCGCAAAAATTACCTGCTCAACATCGTTATAAGAATCTGTTTAAAAACACAGCGCAGCATTTCTTAAATGAATCCCTGCCTAAAATATTCAGCGGTGGTTATGGCGGTGAGCATTGGCTGGCTTCTTTTGCGGTATATGCGTTAGCTGTTCGTTCATATACGCTTTGA
- a CDS encoding phosphopantetheine-binding protein gives MEMQEIIERTNAFLVEEFEADASLITPEASLKEVLDLDSLDYIDLVVALENNFHFKVQPGDFLPLVTFEDFYNYIQAQIKKKETVS, from the coding sequence ATGGAAATGCAGGAAATAATTGAGAGAACTAACGCGTTTTTGGTTGAAGAATTTGAGGCGGACGCTTCATTAATAACCCCCGAAGCCAGCCTTAAAGAGGTATTGGACCTGGACAGCCTGGATTATATCGACCTGGTGGTAGCCCTTGAAAACAATTTTCACTTCAAAGTACAGCCCGGAGACTTTTTACCCCTGGTTACCTTCGAGGATTTTTACAACTATATACAAGCCCAGATAAAGAAGAAAGAAACCGTTTCTTAA
- a CDS encoding SIMPL domain-containing protein: MKQILTALAFFFSLTAFAQMGEKNFIDKNYIEVTGKAEMEFTPDKIFIQVLLTEKDSKNKNAILEQEKQMLQKLQSLGIDIKKDVMIKDLASNLKTGFLSKDVLLSKQYQVIVHDGKTAGQVFLALEEIGISNASIEKLESSKIEEYRQQVKIKAIKAAKDKAALLCESIGQKAGKALYIQEQQIFERPYAMANVMMKQADAVGGAADLNFENLKVEATVMCRFEIL, encoded by the coding sequence ATGAAACAAATTTTAACCGCACTGGCGTTTTTCTTCTCATTAACCGCTTTTGCACAAATGGGCGAAAAAAACTTTATTGACAAAAACTATATTGAGGTAACCGGTAAGGCAGAAATGGAGTTTACACCTGATAAAATATTTATCCAGGTGCTGCTTACTGAAAAGGACAGTAAAAATAAAAATGCAATACTTGAGCAGGAGAAACAAATGTTGCAAAAGCTGCAGTCCTTAGGTATTGATATCAAAAAAGATGTTATGATTAAAGATCTGGCCAGTAACCTGAAAACCGGGTTCCTGTCGAAAGACGTATTATTAAGCAAGCAATACCAGGTTATTGTGCACGACGGGAAAACGGCCGGCCAGGTATTTTTGGCGCTGGAAGAAATAGGCATTTCCAATGCCAGCATTGAAAAACTGGAAAGCAGTAAAATAGAAGAGTACCGCCAGCAGGTAAAAATAAAAGCGATTAAAGCGGCGAAAGACAAGGCGGCCCTGCTTTGCGAAAGCATTGGTCAGAAAGCCGGTAAGGCCTTATACATACAGGAGCAGCAAATTTTTGAACGTCCTTATGCCATGGCAAACGTGATGATGAAACAGGCAGACGCTGTGGGCGGAGCGGCCGATCTGAATTTCGAAAACCTGAAAGTGGAAGCTACCGTAATGTGCCGTTTTGAGATTTTGTAG
- a CDS encoding TFIIB-type zinc ribbon-containing protein, with amino-acid sequence MADRSGVEIDYCPECRGVWLDRGELDKIIDRSSQSSSGGQSGNYYHDKKYDQNRNSYPQKKKKDSFFGDLFDF; translated from the coding sequence ATGGCCGATAGAAGCGGCGTTGAAATTGATTATTGCCCTGAATGTCGTGGTGTATGGCTGGATCGCGGAGAGCTTGATAAGATCATCGATCGCTCATCTCAAAGTAGCTCAGGCGGACAGTCGGGTAATTATTACCACGACAAAAAATACGATCAAAACAGGAATAGCTACCCGCAAAAAAAGAAAAAAGATTCTTTTTTTGGTGATTTATTTGATTTTTAA
- the katG gene encoding catalase/peroxidase HPI, protein MEHSNDISKCPFHNGTLKQNTGGGGTKNRDWWPNQLKLNILRQHSSLSNPMDGEFNYAEAFKSLDLEAVKKDLHALMTDSQDWWPADFGHYGPLFIRMAWHSAGTYRVFDGRGGAGSGQQRFAPLNSWPDNVSLDKARRLLWPVKQKYGNKISWADLLILTGNVALESMGFKTFGFAGGRADVWEPDEDVYWGAESTWLGNEERYASGVEGPEKDHGVVSSDENPSGAVHSRHLEEPLAAAHMGLIYVNPEGPDGNPDPIAAAKDIRDTFGRMAMNDEETVALIAGGHSFGKTHGAAPSSNVGKEPEAAGLEQQGLGWSNSFGSGKGADTITSGLEVTWTTTPTQWSNNFFENLFGFEWELTKSPGGAHQWVAKDADDIIPHAFDSGKKQKPTMLTTDLSLRFDPVYEKISRKFLADPDAFSDAFARAWFKLTHRDMGPRARYLGADVPAEVLLWQDPIPEVDHALVDDNDIASLKTKILESGLTVSELVATAWASASTFRGSDKRGGANGARIRLAPQRYWQANNPAQLQKVLGVLEGIQKEFNSLAAAGKKVSIADLIVLAGAAAIEKAAKDAGHDIQVPFTGGRADATQEQTDVESVAYLEPLADGFRNYRKYKSGATTESLLIDKAQLLTLTAPELTVLIGGLRVLNTNFDGSAHGVFTDKPGQLSNDFFVNLLDMNTAWKAASQDRELYEGTDRVTGAAKWTATRADLVLGSNAELRAIAEVYGSSDGKDKFVKDFVAAWNKVMNLDRFDLK, encoded by the coding sequence ATGGAACATTCTAACGACATCAGCAAATGCCCGTTTCACAACGGCACTTTAAAACAAAACACAGGCGGTGGAGGAACCAAAAACAGGGATTGGTGGCCCAACCAGTTAAAACTGAACATACTCAGGCAGCATTCTTCCTTGTCGAACCCAATGGACGGTGAATTTAATTATGCCGAAGCTTTTAAAAGCCTGGACCTTGAGGCGGTAAAAAAAGATCTTCACGCCTTAATGACCGACTCGCAGGATTGGTGGCCGGCAGATTTCGGCCACTACGGCCCCTTATTTATACGTATGGCCTGGCATAGCGCCGGTACCTACCGGGTTTTCGACGGACGTGGTGGCGCAGGCTCCGGTCAGCAACGTTTTGCACCGTTAAATAGCTGGCCCGACAATGTGAGCCTGGATAAAGCACGCCGGCTGCTCTGGCCTGTTAAACAGAAATATGGCAATAAAATATCATGGGCCGATCTGCTGATACTTACGGGTAATGTGGCACTTGAGTCGATGGGCTTTAAAACCTTTGGCTTTGCCGGTGGCCGGGCTGATGTTTGGGAGCCCGATGAAGATGTATACTGGGGAGCGGAAAGCACCTGGCTGGGCAATGAAGAGCGGTATGCATCAGGCGTTGAAGGGCCAGAGAAAGACCACGGCGTCGTATCTTCTGATGAAAATCCCTCGGGAGCTGTTCATTCCCGTCACCTGGAAGAACCGCTTGCAGCAGCCCACATGGGTTTGATTTATGTAAATCCTGAAGGCCCGGATGGCAATCCCGACCCTATTGCTGCAGCAAAAGATATACGTGATACTTTTGGTCGCATGGCTATGAATGATGAAGAAACCGTAGCCCTGATTGCCGGAGGTCATAGTTTTGGAAAAACACATGGAGCAGCTCCTTCCTCCAACGTAGGCAAAGAACCCGAAGCCGCGGGACTGGAGCAACAGGGCCTGGGCTGGAGCAATAGCTTCGGCAGCGGTAAAGGTGCTGATACTATTACCAGCGGACTGGAAGTAACCTGGACCACCACCCCTACACAATGGAGCAACAACTTTTTTGAGAACCTGTTTGGCTTTGAATGGGAATTAACCAAAAGCCCGGGTGGCGCCCACCAATGGGTAGCAAAAGATGCAGACGATATCATTCCGCATGCGTTTGATTCAGGTAAAAAGCAAAAGCCAACCATGCTGACTACAGATCTGTCTTTAAGATTTGACCCGGTTTACGAAAAAATATCCAGGAAGTTTTTGGCTGATCCAGACGCTTTCTCAGATGCCTTTGCAAGAGCCTGGTTTAAGTTAACCCATCGTGATATGGGGCCGCGTGCCCGCTACCTGGGTGCAGATGTACCTGCGGAAGTATTGCTTTGGCAGGATCCTATACCGGAAGTTGACCATGCTTTGGTTGATGACAACGACATCGCTTCGTTGAAAACTAAAATACTGGAGTCGGGATTAACCGTATCTGAGCTGGTTGCCACGGCATGGGCATCGGCTTCTACATTCCGCGGGTCTGATAAAAGAGGGGGCGCTAACGGGGCGCGTATTCGCCTGGCGCCGCAACGGTACTGGCAGGCCAATAATCCTGCTCAATTGCAAAAAGTATTAGGGGTACTGGAAGGCATTCAAAAAGAGTTCAACAGCCTGGCCGCAGCCGGCAAAAAAGTATCCATTGCCGATCTTATCGTTTTAGCAGGAGCTGCTGCAATAGAAAAAGCAGCTAAAGATGCAGGACATGATATACAGGTTCCGTTTACAGGGGGTCGAGCAGACGCCACCCAGGAACAAACGGACGTAGAATCAGTAGCTTACCTGGAGCCTTTGGCAGACGGATTCCGCAATTACCGCAAATACAAATCAGGGGCAACCACCGAATCTTTACTGATAGACAAGGCACAGCTCCTGACATTAACAGCGCCCGAGCTTACTGTATTAATAGGAGGCCTGCGCGTATTAAATACCAACTTCGACGGATCAGCGCATGGTGTATTTACCGATAAGCCAGGGCAACTCTCCAATGATTTCTTTGTGAACCTGCTGGATATGAACACAGCATGGAAAGCAGCATCACAGGATCGTGAGTTATATGAAGGAACAGACCGGGTAACCGGCGCTGCTAAATGGACTGCCACACGTGCCGACCTGGTATTAGGTTCTAACGCCGAATTGCGAGCTATTGCAGAAGTATATGGAAGTTCCGACGGAAAAGATAAATTTGTAAAGGATTTTGTGGCCGCCTGGAACAAGGTGATGAACCTTGACAGGTTTGACCTCAAATAA
- a CDS encoding beta-ketoacyl-[acyl-carrier-protein] synthase family protein, which produces MNRVVITGMGIYSCIGKNLQEVTESLKTGRSGIIFDPVRKEFGYRSALTGWVDRPSLKGLLDRRSRIMLPEEGEYAYMATIEALKNAGIGESYIAEVQPGILYGNDSSAKAVIESTDLIREKKDTMLVGSAAVFQTLNSTVTMNLSTIFKLKGINLTVSAACASGSHAIGLAYVLIKMGLQNCIIAGGAQEINHLSMGTFDALGAFSVKEADPERASRPFDKNRDGLIPSGGAATVVIESLESAQKRGAPIIGEIIGYGFSSNGEHISNPTVAGPAKSLKMALNDAGLEPEAIDYINAHATSTPAGDASEAQAIHQVFGTAHTPVSSTKSMTGHECWMAGASEIIYSSLMMQNNFIAPNINFENPDEDTQHLNIIKNTTDKNINVFLSNSFGFGGTNSTLIVKKW; this is translated from the coding sequence ATGAACAGAGTGGTAATCACAGGTATGGGTATTTATTCCTGCATTGGCAAAAACCTGCAGGAAGTAACGGAATCGCTGAAAACCGGCCGATCGGGTATTATTTTCGACCCGGTACGAAAAGAGTTTGGGTATCGTTCGGCCCTGACAGGCTGGGTGGACCGGCCTTCGTTAAAAGGTTTGCTCGACCGGCGTTCGCGTATTATGTTGCCGGAAGAGGGAGAATATGCCTATATGGCCACTATAGAAGCTTTGAAGAATGCCGGCATCGGTGAATCGTACATCGCTGAAGTACAACCCGGTATTTTATATGGCAACGATAGCTCAGCTAAGGCTGTAATAGAATCAACCGACCTCATCCGGGAGAAGAAAGATACCATGCTGGTAGGTTCGGCAGCGGTATTCCAGACCCTGAACTCTACCGTAACCATGAACCTTTCTACTATTTTTAAATTGAAAGGGATCAATTTAACAGTAAGCGCTGCCTGTGCCAGCGGCTCGCACGCTATAGGATTAGCGTATGTGTTGATAAAAATGGGTTTACAAAATTGCATTATTGCCGGTGGCGCACAGGAAATTAACCATCTTTCTATGGGTACTTTTGACGCGTTGGGTGCATTTTCTGTAAAAGAGGCGGATCCGGAACGTGCCAGCCGGCCCTTTGATAAAAATCGTGATGGATTGATTCCCAGTGGTGGTGCAGCTACGGTGGTAATCGAAAGCCTGGAAAGTGCTCAAAAACGCGGGGCTCCTATTATCGGTGAAATCATAGGTTACGGTTTCTCATCTAACGGAGAACATATCAGCAATCCCACCGTGGCGGGTCCGGCGAAATCATTGAAAATGGCGCTGAATGATGCAGGGTTGGAGCCGGAAGCAATAGACTACATCAATGCGCATGCTACCAGTACTCCAGCCGGTGATGCCAGCGAAGCCCAGGCCATACACCAGGTGTTTGGGACTGCTCACACCCCCGTAAGTTCCACTAAATCAATGACTGGCCACGAATGCTGGATGGCAGGCGCCAGCGAGATCATTTACTCCTCTCTGATGATGCAAAATAATTTCATTGCCCCTAATATCAATTTTGAGAATCCTGACGAGGACACGCAGCACCTCAATATCATAAAAAATACCACAGACAAAAATATAAATGTATTTTTGTCGAATTCTTTTGGGTTTGGGGGAACTAACTCTACCCTAATCGTCAAAAAGTGGTAA